The following DNA comes from Desulfobaculum xiamenense.
ATCCCCGGCATGAAGGCCATTCTTGGCGCCGCCAAGAAGCCCGTCGCCGTTCTTACCGCCGCCGAGCTTGGCATCGAGACCGCCGAAGTGGTCGAGTCCGTTGCCGTCAAGGCTCCCAAGCAGAAGGACCGCAAGCGGATCATCGTTGAGGGCGACGGCGACGACAAGATCGCCGAATTTGTCAGCAACCTGCGCAAAGTCATCAACTAGTCGGGGGATAAAATGAGCAAGATTTCCAACGTTTGGGTCTTCAGTGATGCAGCTTCCCGCCTGCCCGAAGTGATCGCAGGCGCTGCCCAGCTGGGCGAGAAGGTTTCCGCCTTCGTTCTGGGTTCCCAGGCCGACGTCGCCCGCGCCTTCGCGTGTGGCGCCGACGCCGTGTACCACCTTGGCGAGGCCGATTCCTCCCGCGTGATCGAGGCGTACGCCGATTCCATGGCCGCCGTGATCGCCGAGGGCGAGAAGCCCGCTCTGGTGCTGATGCCCTCCACCCGCCGCTGCAAGGGCCTTGCTTCCCTGCTGGGCGTGCGTCTTGAGGCCGGCGTCGTGACCGAAGCCGCCGAGATCGCCATTGAGGCCGACGGCGTGCTCGCCAAGCACATGGTGTTTGGTGGCCTGGCCCTTGGCGAGGAGAAGGTGAAGTCCTCCGTGTCCATCGTTGTCGTGGGCAGCGGCGTGTTCGCTCCCGCCGCCGAGGACGCCTCCAAGACCGGCGAGGCCGTTTCCGTGGCCTTCGTCGAGCCCAAGGCTTCCGTGAAGTGCATCGAGCGCCGCGCCAAGCAGGGCAGCAGCGTCGACCTGAACAAGGCCAAGCGCGTGGTCTCCATCGGCCGCGGCATTGCCAAGCAGGAAGACATCAAGATCGCCGAGGATCTCTGCGCCGCTCTGGGCGCCGAGCTTGGCTGCTCCCGTCCCATCGCCGAAGGCGAGCAGTGGATGGAGCGCGAGCGCTACGTCGGTATCTCCGGCGTGATGCCCAAGCCCGAAGTGTACCTGGCCCTCGGCATCTCCGGCCAGATCCAGCACATGGTTGGTGTCAACGGCGCTCAGGTGATCGTTGCCGTCAACAAGGACAAGAACGCTCCGATCTTCCAGTTTGCCGACTACGGCATCGTGGGCGATCTGTACAAGGTTGTTCCGGCCCTCATCAACGCCTTCAAGGCGTAGTTTTGCCGATATAAGCCCCTCTGCGGGCCTGCCCGTCGTCCTGCCGGGCAGGCCCGCGCCTCCGGGGCTTGAAAACGAAGGGAAAAGTTTTTCGAACGCGCATTTTTTGTTCGAACGATGATGCAAGCTTCAGCATAACCAGCGGGAAGATATGCTTTTTATTGGCAGCGCGCGCAATGCTCGTTGCCATAGTCCGTATCTGGGGCAAAACGATGCCCTTTACACTATGCGGGCAGTTGGATATTCGCCGTTCTCCCAGTTTTTGATGGGGCTGGTTGCTTGCTGAGGACGCTGTTCCATCATCGTCAGCAGGGATTTTAACCTTGTTCTCGATGATGATGCAGAATTCTGACGATGCCGCCGCAGTGCGGATGTGATTCGTGACATGCTGCTACGTTTGGAACAGCAGTGGCAAGGCACAAGGTGGCATCCGGTATTTGAAGATATGGATGAAGGCCTCCCTCGGTGGAGGCTCGTGCATATGACGTTCTGCTTTCCCTGTCGCACGCAAGAGGGGAGGGGGGAGCGCCAGCCAAAGCGAGGAAGTGTTCCCGTGCGTTTCGCACATCGTCTTGTAGGCTGTGAGCAAGGAAGGAGTTGTGTATGGGTGAAATCGTATTCTCACTATTCATAGGCGGCTGCATCGCGGCCGTCGGCCTGTACCTGAATTGGGATCTGTATCGAGAGCAGAAGCGCCACGGCATCGAAGACGAGAAAATGTAAGCAGGAGAACCCGTTCATGAATATTTATACTGGTGGAGTTCTCCTCAGCATCATCGCATACATGCTAGTTGGCATCTATGCTGGTTTGAAAGTCAAGAATATCGAGGACTACTACGTTTGCGGACGACAGGCTCCGACGTTCCTGATTACGGGAACCATGTTTGCGTCCATGCTTAGCACCAATGGCTTCATGGGTGATACCGCCTACTGCTACACCGGCAACATCACCACCATGATTCTCATCAAC
Coding sequences within:
- a CDS encoding FAD-binding protein, which codes for MSKISNVWVFSDAASRLPEVIAGAAQLGEKVSAFVLGSQADVARAFACGADAVYHLGEADSSRVIEAYADSMAAVIAEGEKPALVLMPSTRRCKGLASLLGVRLEAGVVTEAAEIAIEADGVLAKHMVFGGLALGEEKVKSSVSIVVVGSGVFAPAAEDASKTGEAVSVAFVEPKASVKCIERRAKQGSSVDLNKAKRVVSIGRGIAKQEDIKIAEDLCAALGAELGCSRPIAEGEQWMERERYVGISGVMPKPEVYLALGISGQIQHMVGVNGAQVIVAVNKDKNAPIFQFADYGIVGDLYKVVPALINAFKA